In Mesorhizobium sp. J428, the genomic window GCGCCGCAGGTCTTCCGGCTTCACGTCGACGACCAGCGAGGTGATCTCGATGCCGGCATTGTTGACCAGGATATCGAAGCCGCCCAGTTCCGACACGGTCGCCGCGACCGCCTTTTCCCACTGCGCCTCGTCGGTGACGTCGAGCTGCGCGAAGCCGCTCTTCACGCCCGACTTCGCCAGCGTCGCGGCCGTCTCTCGTCCGACATCGGCGAGGATATCGCCGATCATTACCGACGCCCCCTGGGCCGCGAGCGCCTGCGCGATCGCCGCGCCGATGCCCCTTGCCCCACCCGTCACCAGGGCCGTCCGGCCCGTCAGGTTCTTTTCAGCCATGTCTTCCTCCCTGTTTTGCTCGATGCCGGACAAGGCTCCGCCCTCCGGGCCAAACGGCCCGGTGGCGCCAAGCGCGCGAAACACTGTCCAGGTTCGGCATTCCTCCCTGCGCCCGCCCCGACCGTCGGTGCGAGTGCGATACTTTTGACAGATGGCCAAAAATATCATGACAAGCGTCAAACAAAATCTTGACGCTTGTCAAGCGACAAATCTTGACGACTGTCCAGGAAATTGCTTTCGCCTATATGGAATGGCATTGTGCGGTGCCGGCCCGGCGTTCGGCCGGATCGGAAAGCGGAAAGAGGCGACATGGCGCTGCAGGAAATCGAGGCGAGACCAACAGTCACCGGAAAGGCGAGCAGCGGACGGGTGGACCGTCTGCGCGTGGACAAGTTCGCCGCGCGCCGCGTTGAGCTTGCCGAGGCCGCGCTGGAGGCGCTCGGAGAGCTCGGCTACGCCCGCACCAGCCTGCGCGAGATCGCCCAGAAGTCGGAGTTCACGCATGGCGTGCTGCACTACTATTTCACCGACAAGGTCGATCTGATCTGCTGCTGCGTGCGGCACTACAAGGCGAAGTGCGTCACGCGCTACGACCAGGTGACCGCAACGGCGCCGACGCGCGAGGCGCTGCTGGAAGGGTTCCTCGCCAAACTCGGCGAGACCATGAGCACCGAGGCCCCGATGCACCGCCTCTGGTGCGACCTGCGCTCACAGGCGCTGTTCGAAGACGTCTTTCGCGACGACGTCATCGCCATCGACAAGAGTCTCGAGGACATGATCTGGCGGATCGCGTCCCGTTATGCGGAACTCGGCGGAAAGGCGC contains:
- a CDS encoding TetR/AcrR family transcriptional regulator, which translates into the protein MALQEIEARPTVTGKASSGRVDRLRVDKFAARRVELAEAALEALGELGYARTSLREIAQKSEFTHGVLHYYFTDKVDLICCCVRHYKAKCVTRYDQVTATAPTREALLEGFLAKLGETMSTEAPMHRLWCDLRSQALFEDVFRDDVIAIDKSLEDMIWRIASRYAELGGKAPSMPRGPLYSVFDGLFQKHLLRHLAGDADAIPQMLDDVRRLLPLIA